In Mytilus edulis chromosome 13, xbMytEdul2.2, whole genome shotgun sequence, a single window of DNA contains:
- the LOC139500840 gene encoding uncharacterized PE-PGRS family protein PE_PGRS20-like: MNTHILMAFGLLLVVNYSAAFFGGGGGAGGGMGGMSSFMKMIPGGGGGAGGGMGGMGGMMGGGSGGGGMGSFMKMIPKGMRGENGQEPSWMKFVPGQFKGMVGGMMKNQGNGGNGGNGGQGQNQGGGGFGPGGGYGM, encoded by the coding sequence ATGAATACACATATCTTAATGGCCTTTGGCCTTTTGTTGGTAGTCAACTACTCTGCAGCATTTTTTGGCGGTGGTGGCGGTGCAGGTGGTGGAATGGGTGGAATGAGTTCTTTTATGAAAATGATTCCAGGCGGAGGTGGCGGTGCTGGTGGTGGCATGGGCGGTATGGGAGGCATGATGGGAGGTGGTAGCGGCGGCGGTGGAATGGGTTCCTTTATGAAAATGATTCCAAAAGGAATGCGTGGTGAAAATGGTCAAGAACCATCATGGATGAAATTTGTTCCAGGTCAGTTTAAAGGAATGGTAGGAGGCATGATGAAAAATCAAGGTAACGGCGGTAATGGCGGAAATGGCGGACAGGGACAAAACCAAGGTGGCGGTGGATTCGGACCTGGAGGTGGATATGGCATGTGA